A DNA window from Mastomys coucha isolate ucsf_1 unplaced genomic scaffold, UCSF_Mcou_1 pScaffold21, whole genome shotgun sequence contains the following coding sequences:
- the LOC116101721 gene encoding oocyte-expressed protein homolog → MEAWLAERIIGPDHAEISEMEWMGQALLRVDSANCGNLAEITIFGRPSAQIRLKNILLNMTTWHKEDEAQRAMKINEVEEFLKVRASSILSNLSAKGPKLAGSPLPPE, encoded by the coding sequence ATGGAAGCCTGGTTAGCAGAAAGGATCATTGGCCCAGACCATGCCGAAATCTCAGAAATGGAGTGGATGGGCCAAGCCCTGCTAAGAGTGGACTCAGCCAACTGTGGGAACCTAGCTGAAATCACCATCTTTGGACGACCCAGTGCACAGATTCgattaaaaaatattctcttgAACATGACTACCTGGCACAAAGAAGACGAAGCCCAAAGAGCTATGAAGATAAATGAAGTTGAAGAGTTTTTGAAAGTCCGTGCCTCCTCCATCTTAAGCAACTTAAGTGCCAAAGGGCCGAAACTGGCTGGCAGCCCGCTTCCGCCAGAGTGA